Sequence from the Nitrosopumilus maritimus SCM1 genome:
GTACTCATTAGCCTCAGAAGCATCATCTTGAGGAATTATTCCAACAGTTAACCCATCTGTATCTTTTGCACCACGAGATGCAGCAGTCATTATTCCACCCAATCCACCAGTAATCAACACAGAGTCAGATTTTGCAATTTCTACACCGATATCATATGCAATTTTCTCATGTTCTGGAGTACAACCATTAGTGTTATTTCCAATTACCAGGATCTGACGTTTCTTTACCATGTTAAATATTTAGAAACAGGTTTGAAATATCTTCCGAGAGAAAAGGATATTAGTAAAAAATACGGTTGTTATTACATGGAAAGACGTTCAATGCCAGTATGTTTTACTGAAAAACAATACAAAATGATCGAAGAATATGCCAAGAGAAACGGTATGCTCAATGCAAGCCAAGCTCTTGAAAAAATCCTAAGCGAATAAACGCTTTTTTGTTATTTTTATTTTGTTTACATTTATAGAATAAGCTATACTAGGTAGATTTGTAATGGGATTATTTAGCAGAAAACCATCATTTTGTACTATTTGTGATAAAGAACTAACCCACAAACACAAACCAAAAAGAGAATGGAACATCAAAGGTCCACTTTGCGGAGAGTGTCATTTTGAAAAACAAAAAGAGTACTATGAAGGCAAGGTAAGGCAACCATGTGTAGAATGTGGTAAAACTCAAAAAATTACAGATTTGTGGGAACCACGATGGCAATGGGATATGGAAGGACTTCTTTGCAAACCATGTTTTGATAAAAAAGAAGAATCACATGGAAAAAAGAAAAATTTTTGTTCATTGTGTGGTGGAAAGATGGGATTGATTAGATATAATCCAAAAGGAAAATGGAAGATTGATGGTCAACTATGCAGAAAGTGCTGGGATGAAAAAAAGGCAGAGTTAGGATAGTAGTTGGGATTTTTTAAAAAAATCAAATGCGATATTTGTGATAATAAATTTTCAAAACAAGAAGAATTGATGAATCACAAACAGATTGTTCATGGAAAGGATTTGCAATATGATTGCAAAGAGTGTAACAAATTTTTTTCAAATATGGAAGACATGAGAACTCATCTACAAAGAGAACACAGTTACAAAAAAGACAGATAACTAAATTGCTTTGACGGTCTTAACTACTGGAGGTCTAACTTTGGTAAATACTCTGAATCCACAAATACATTTGATTTCAGGTAAACGAGATAATTCAGTGTTTGAAACCATAGTTCCACATCTAAGGCAAGAATAGTTTACATCAAATGTTTCAACAGGTGTTTCTTCT
This genomic interval carries:
- a CDS encoding C2H2-type zinc finger protein, producing the protein MGFFKKIKCDICDNKFSKQEELMNHKQIVHGKDLQYDCKECNKFFSNMEDMRTHLQREHSYKKDR
- a CDS encoding RNA polymerase Rbp10; this translates as MINMAEENFDEVEETPVETFDVNYSCLRCGTMVSNTELSRLPEIKCICGFRVFTKVRPPVVKTVKAI